A segment of the Prochlorococcus sp. RS04 genome:
ATCTTTATTTACTAAAAAAGTATGGTCGAATTGCTCCTTTAATCTATTTTCTAGGGGCTTTAGACTTGAAAAATCCACGACAAAACCATTTAGGTCTAATTTTTTGGCAGTGAACCAAAAGGTGAATGATCTTGAATATCCATGCACAAATCTGCAGTGTCCTTCATGACGCCATTGCCTATGTGAACAGGGAAAATCCTCGTAACTTTTGCTGCATGAAAATTTCAAAGAATGAATATACATCAATTAACTGTTAGGATAATTTTTAATAAAACACAATTAGTAGGATTTAACATAACAAAAATAATGGCTTATTCAACTAATTTTTCGATAGAAGATCTACGCTTTGATAATTATGGATTAATCCCTGCAATAGCACAAGATTGGCTTGACGGATCAATTCTTATGCTTGCATGGATGAACAAAGAATCGTTGACAATGACACTTGAGACCAAAAACGTTCATTACTGGAGTAGATCAAGATCCGAAATTTGGAGAAAAGGAGCTACAAGCGGAAGTACCCAAATACTGAAGGAGATAAGATTCGACTGCGATAATGATGCACTAATCCTTTTGATTGAACAAAATGGTTCAGGAGCATGTCACACTGGGGAAAAAAGTTGTTTTTTCAATGAAATACAAATAAATCAAAGTGATAAAAAAGAGAAGAAAACAACTCCCTTCTCAAACATTTGTTCTGAATTATTCAATACAATTAACGATAGATCAATCAATCAATCAGAAAAAAGTTACACAAATCATTTATTAACAAAAGGCAGTAATACTATTTTGAAAAAAATAGGAGAAGAATCTGCAGAATTTATCATGGCTTGCAAAGATAATGATAAAAATTCGATCTCAAATGAAGCTGCTGACTTAATTTATCATCTGCAAGTAGCCCTTTTGCATAAAGGCGTTGAGTGGAGAGATGTACTTGCTGTTCTAGAATCAAGAAGAAAAAATTAAATAATTAAAACTTAAAATTTATAATTTTTTAAAATGAAAAATTAAAAAAAAATGTAAATAACTAATTAATAATTATTAATTAATTATTAATTAATTATTACATGTATGGCTTATTACTGAATTGACTATAAGTTGAATATATCAACAATGAGGTAAATCGTGAGTTCATTAAGCGATTTTCTTGGAGAAATAGGTCGTCATCAACTTTTGACTCCCGAAAGAGAACTCACAATGGGCAGAAAAGTCCAAGAGATGGTTGTGCTTATTAACAGATGTCAAGAGGCAGGAGGTAAAGGGCCTGCTTGTGAATATTCAGAAGCTGAAAGAAAAAAAATCAAAATTGGTGAAAAAGCTAAAAACGAGATGATAACAGCCAACCTAAGACTAGTTGTCAATCTTGCCAAGAGATACCAAGGAAAAGGATTAGAATTACTGGACTTAATTCAGGAGGGGACATTAGGTCTTACAAGGGCAGTAGAAAAATATGATCCGTCTAGAGGACATAGATTTTCTACCTATGCTTATTGGTGGATTAGGCAAGGTTTAAATAGAGCTTTGTCAACTCAAAGTAGAACGATAAGGATTCCCGTCAACATTAATGAAAAACTTACAAAACTAAGATCTGCGAAATCAAAGCTTATGCAACTTAAAGGTATTCCACCTAGTAGTAATGAGTTAGCTGAAGAAATGAAAATAACCAAAGAGGAAATTGACGAACTCCTCTCTTGCGAATTGAGAAGCATCACTGTTAGTCTCCAAGGTACTGTTAAATCAAAATCAGACCCTTCCGAGTTAGTTGATATTCTTCCAAGCGATCAAACCCCACCAATGGAATTAGCCGAGTTAGCTGAAAGGACAGCCTCGGCTTGGAAGTTATTAGATAAAGCAAATTTAACTGAGAAAGAAAGAAAGATTGTAAGCCTAAGATTTGGGTTGGACGGCTCAAATGAATGGAGAACTTTAGCTGAAGTTGCAAGACATATGAGTTGTAGCAGGGAATATTGCCGACAAGTTGTGCAACGAGCATTAAGGAAACTTAGAAAAGCAGGAATACAGAATGGATTAGTTGATAGTATTATCTAAAAATTCTGTTAAAAATATTTAAATTTCATTTATAAGGATGAAAGAAAATTACAAAAACCAAGAAAATATATATGATGCTGAAGTTTTAGAGAGTTCAACATTTGATGAAAATATCATTATCAAAATTCTTATTAAAGCAGGAAGAACAATTGCAAAGCCTGCCTTAGAGGTTTTAGAGATGGCTTTAGATCCGTATACTCCAACACAAGTAAGAGTTTCATTAATGGCTGCGCTAGCCTACTTAATTATGCCATTTGATCTTTTCCCTGACTTTATGCCTGTAGTTGGTTTTAGTGATGATTTTGTAGCCCTCACAGCAGTACTCAGTATATGGAGCAAATACATGACTCCTTCAATAAGAGCAAGAGCAGAGAATAAGCTTAATAAGTTATTCCCTTTTTATTGAATGAGTAAATTATCAATACAGGAAGAAAAAGAACTCGTCTCTTTTATTAAAGATTGGTTAAAATCGCATGGATTTACCCAAAAAGACTTAGCAAATGAATTAGATATTAAATCGAGCAGAACCTCCGAGATTGTTCTAAAAATTAAAGAATTATATAAAAAAGGCGGCATGTTCAATATTGCAAAAAATCTTATAAAGATTGAGCAAAAATGGTTAAACAATATCAAGAACGATTATAGAGAAACAAAACAAACACCACCATATAATCAATTAGATATCGACTCATTAGTAAAACAGATAAAACAAGATACTAGTAAATAAATATTGTTTAAATACTATATATATTTTTAGTTAAAAATCATATAAACTCTTAAAACTAA
Coding sequences within it:
- a CDS encoding 6-carboxytetrahydropterin synthase — translated: MYIHSLKFSCSKSYEDFPCSHRQWRHEGHCRFVHGYSRSFTFWFTAKKLDLNGFVVDFSSLKPLENRLKEQFDHTFLVNKDDPLLNYWEKLHDLDALDLRIMDNVGMEFTSELIWRWANEYLQDKDKGRTCCWKTESKENKSNKANYEEFPDWFKS
- a CDS encoding sigma-70 family RNA polymerase sigma factor; protein product: MSSLSDFLGEIGRHQLLTPERELTMGRKVQEMVVLINRCQEAGGKGPACEYSEAERKKIKIGEKAKNEMITANLRLVVNLAKRYQGKGLELLDLIQEGTLGLTRAVEKYDPSRGHRFSTYAYWWIRQGLNRALSTQSRTIRIPVNINEKLTKLRSAKSKLMQLKGIPPSSNELAEEMKITKEEIDELLSCELRSITVSLQGTVKSKSDPSELVDILPSDQTPPMELAELAERTASAWKLLDKANLTEKERKIVSLRFGLDGSNEWRTLAEVARHMSCSREYCRQVVQRALRKLRKAGIQNGLVDSII
- the hisIE gene encoding bifunctional phosphoribosyl-AMP cyclohydrolase/phosphoribosyl-ATP diphosphatase HisIE gives rise to the protein MAYSTNFSIEDLRFDNYGLIPAIAQDWLDGSILMLAWMNKESLTMTLETKNVHYWSRSRSEIWRKGATSGSTQILKEIRFDCDNDALILLIEQNGSGACHTGEKSCFFNEIQINQSDKKEKKTTPFSNICSELFNTINDRSINQSEKSYTNHLLTKGSNTILKKIGEESAEFIMACKDNDKNSISNEAADLIYHLQVALLHKGVEWRDVLAVLESRRKN
- a CDS encoding YkvA family protein, which produces MKENYKNQENIYDAEVLESSTFDENIIIKILIKAGRTIAKPALEVLEMALDPYTPTQVRVSLMAALAYLIMPFDLFPDFMPVVGFSDDFVALTAVLSIWSKYMTPSIRARAENKLNKLFPFY